A region from the Ciconia boyciana chromosome 1, ASM3463844v1, whole genome shotgun sequence genome encodes:
- the ZNF800 gene encoding zinc finger protein 800 isoform X2 has protein sequence MPLRDKCCQTDHHHHGCCEPVHLLEPGDPPLLQQPLQTSKSGIQQIIECFRSGTKQLKHILLKDVDTIFECKLCRSLFRGLPNLITHKKFYCPPSLQMDDNLPDINDKQSQAINDLLEAIYPRVDKQEYVIKLEPIETNQNAVFQYVSRTDSPDENIESSSTPDQAPVQIQEPSTEQPKTVSAPAPVPAGETIELPPADPVTNKVIPTPEEQPPAVNPELDSLDNSDFGHQLICCLCRKEFHSRRSVRRHIRKVHKKKMEELKKYIETKKKPNQCSTKGRNKNVLVTLGRSCPVCYKSFATKANVRRHFDEVHRGLRRDSITPDIATKPGQPLFLDTVSAKKSFKTQKQKSSSKAEYNLTACKCLLCKRKYSSQIMLKRHMQIVHKITLSGKNSKREKGPNNTANGTEIKVKVEPADSVEPSPPSIALSLQNELKGTNHSNEKKSTPSAQKNKVKRDPENPKSTSKSTSKSTTKSTSKSTNASAAGGQQKTRKPKLSAGFDFKQLYCKLCKRQFTSKQNLTKHIELHTDGNNIYVKYYRCPLCSYETRRKRDVIRHITVVHKKSPRYLGKITASLEIRAIKKPIDLVLNKVTKRGPQRDETKQIGSKQDVTSNSPNKKYEGADVGIEVKVTKNFSLHRCNKCGKAFARKAFLEHHKKTHKANVSHSPEESKTKGRSTRSKAVV, from the exons ATGCCTCTAAGGGACAAGTGTTGTCAGACTGACCACCATCACCATGGATGCTGTGAACCAG TGCATCTGTTGGAACCTGGTGATCCTCCGTTATTACAGCAGCCTCTGCAAACGTCAAAATCCGGTATTCAACAAATCATTGAGTGTTTTCGATCAG GAACTAAACAACTTAAACATATCTTGTTAAAAGATGTGGACACCATTTTTGAGTGTAAATTGTGCCGGAGTCTCTTCAGAGGATTACCAAATTTAATTACTcataaaaagttttattgtCCTCCAAGTCTCCAGATGGATGATA ACCTCCCAGATATAAATGATAAACAGAGTCAAGCCATAAATGACCTCCTGGAAGCAATCTATCCAAGGGTAGATAAACAAGAATATGTAATTAAATTGGAACCTATAGAAACTAATCAGAATGCTGTATTTCAATATGTATCAAGGACTGATAGCCCAGATGAGAACATAGAAAGTAGTAGTACCCCTGATCAAGCTCCAGTACAGATACAGGAACCCAGCACTGAGCAACCCAAGACTGtttcagctccagccccagTCCCAGCTGGGGAGACTATAGAATTACCTCCTGCTGATCCTGTTACAAACAAGGTGATACCTACTCCTGAAGAACAGCCTCCAGCAGTAAATCCTGAGTTGGACTCTCTGGATAATTCTGATTTTGGCCACCAGTTGATATGTTGCCTTTGTAGGAAAGAATTTCATTCCAGACGCAGTGTACGCCGGCACATTCGAAAAGTGcacaaaaaaaagatggaagagCTAAAGAAGtacatagaaacaaaaaagaaaccaaatcaGTGCTCCACAAAAGGGCGAAATAAGAATGTTCTTGTAACATTAGGTAGAAGTTGTCCTGTATGTTATAAATCATTTGCTACAAAAGCCAACGTAAGGAGGCATTTTGATGAAGTTCATAGAGGATTAAGAAGGGATTCCATTACTCCTGATATAGCTACAAAGCCTGGGCAACCTTTGTTCTTGGATACAGTTTCTGctaaaaaatcttttaagacCCAAAAACAAAAGTCGTCTTCAAAGGCTGAATACAATTTAACTGCATGCAAATGCCTTCTGTGCAAGAGAAAATATAGTTCACAAATAATGCTGAAAAGGCACATGCAAATTGTTCACAAGATAACTCTTTCTGGAAAGAACtctaaaagagagaaaggacCCAACAATACTGCCAatggcacagaaataaaagtaaaagtTGAACCAGCAGATTCTGTAGAACCTTCACCCCCTTCCATTGCCCTTTCTCTGCAGAATGAATTAAAGGGAACAAATcattcaaatgagaaaaagagcACACCgtcagcacagaaaaataaagttaaacgGGACCCTGAAAACCCTAAATCAACCTCTAAATCAACCTCTAAATCAACCACTAAATCAACCTCTAAATCAACCAATGCATCTGCTGCAGGTGGCCAGCAAAAAACCAGGAAGCCAAAACTTTCAGCTGGCTTTGACTTCAAGCAGCTTTACTGTAAACTCTGTAAACGCCAATTTACTTCTAAACAGAACTTGACAAAACACATTGAATTACACACAGATGGAAATAACATTTATGTTAAATACTACAGGTGTCCACTCTGCTCTTACGAAACACGTCGCAAACGTGATGTGATAAGGCATATAACTGTAGTTCATAAAAAGTCACCACGCTACCTTGGGAAAATAACTGCAAGTTTAGAAATTAGAGCAATAAAAAAGCCAATTGATCTTGTTCTAAATAAGGTGACAAAAAGAGGCCCTCAGAgggatgaaacaaaacagattgGTTCAAAACAGGATGTCACCTCTAATTCTCCCAATAAAAAGTATGAAGGAGCTGATGTTGGCATTGAagtaaaagtaacaaaaaactTTTCTCTGCACCGATGCAATAAATGTGGGAAAGCGTTTGccagaaaagcttttctagAACATCataagaaaacccacaaagcaaATGTATCTCATTCACCTGAAGAAAGTAAAACCAAAGGCAGAAGTACAAGATCTAAAGCTGTTGTCtg A
- the ZNF800 gene encoding zinc finger protein 800 isoform X1 yields MPLRDKCCQTDHHHHGCCEPVHLLEPGDPPLLQQPLQTSKSGIQQIIECFRSGTKQLKHILLKDVDTIFECKLCRSLFRGLPNLITHKKFYCPPSLQMDDNLPDINDKQSQAINDLLEAIYPRVDKQEYVIKLEPIETNQNAVFQYVSRTDSPDENIESSSTPDQAPVQIQEPSTEQPKTVSAPAPVPAGETIELPPADPVTNKVIPTPEEQPPAVNPELDSLDNSDFGHQLICCLCRKEFHSRRSVRRHIRKVHKKKMEELKKYIETKKKPNQCSTKGRNKNVLVTLGRSCPVCYKSFATKANVRRHFDEVHRGLRRDSITPDIATKPGQPLFLDTVSAKKSFKTQKQKSSSKAEYNLTACKCLLCKRKYSSQIMLKRHMQIVHKITLSGKNSKREKGPNNTANGTEIKVKVEPADSVEPSPPSIALSLQNELKGTNHSNEKKSTPSAQKNKVKRDPENPKSTSKSTSKSTTKSTSKSTNASAAGGQQKTRKPKLSAGFDFKQLYCKLCKRQFTSKQNLTKHIELHTDGNNIYVKYYRCPLCSYETRRKRDVIRHITVVHKKSPRYLGKITASLEIRAIKKPIDLVLNKVTKRGPQRDETKQIGSKQDVTSNSPNKKYEGADVGIEVKVTKNFSLHRCNKCGKAFARKAFLEHHKKTHKANVSHSPEESKTKGRSTRSKAVVWFK; encoded by the exons ATGCCTCTAAGGGACAAGTGTTGTCAGACTGACCACCATCACCATGGATGCTGTGAACCAG TGCATCTGTTGGAACCTGGTGATCCTCCGTTATTACAGCAGCCTCTGCAAACGTCAAAATCCGGTATTCAACAAATCATTGAGTGTTTTCGATCAG GAACTAAACAACTTAAACATATCTTGTTAAAAGATGTGGACACCATTTTTGAGTGTAAATTGTGCCGGAGTCTCTTCAGAGGATTACCAAATTTAATTACTcataaaaagttttattgtCCTCCAAGTCTCCAGATGGATGATA ACCTCCCAGATATAAATGATAAACAGAGTCAAGCCATAAATGACCTCCTGGAAGCAATCTATCCAAGGGTAGATAAACAAGAATATGTAATTAAATTGGAACCTATAGAAACTAATCAGAATGCTGTATTTCAATATGTATCAAGGACTGATAGCCCAGATGAGAACATAGAAAGTAGTAGTACCCCTGATCAAGCTCCAGTACAGATACAGGAACCCAGCACTGAGCAACCCAAGACTGtttcagctccagccccagTCCCAGCTGGGGAGACTATAGAATTACCTCCTGCTGATCCTGTTACAAACAAGGTGATACCTACTCCTGAAGAACAGCCTCCAGCAGTAAATCCTGAGTTGGACTCTCTGGATAATTCTGATTTTGGCCACCAGTTGATATGTTGCCTTTGTAGGAAAGAATTTCATTCCAGACGCAGTGTACGCCGGCACATTCGAAAAGTGcacaaaaaaaagatggaagagCTAAAGAAGtacatagaaacaaaaaagaaaccaaatcaGTGCTCCACAAAAGGGCGAAATAAGAATGTTCTTGTAACATTAGGTAGAAGTTGTCCTGTATGTTATAAATCATTTGCTACAAAAGCCAACGTAAGGAGGCATTTTGATGAAGTTCATAGAGGATTAAGAAGGGATTCCATTACTCCTGATATAGCTACAAAGCCTGGGCAACCTTTGTTCTTGGATACAGTTTCTGctaaaaaatcttttaagacCCAAAAACAAAAGTCGTCTTCAAAGGCTGAATACAATTTAACTGCATGCAAATGCCTTCTGTGCAAGAGAAAATATAGTTCACAAATAATGCTGAAAAGGCACATGCAAATTGTTCACAAGATAACTCTTTCTGGAAAGAACtctaaaagagagaaaggacCCAACAATACTGCCAatggcacagaaataaaagtaaaagtTGAACCAGCAGATTCTGTAGAACCTTCACCCCCTTCCATTGCCCTTTCTCTGCAGAATGAATTAAAGGGAACAAATcattcaaatgagaaaaagagcACACCgtcagcacagaaaaataaagttaaacgGGACCCTGAAAACCCTAAATCAACCTCTAAATCAACCTCTAAATCAACCACTAAATCAACCTCTAAATCAACCAATGCATCTGCTGCAGGTGGCCAGCAAAAAACCAGGAAGCCAAAACTTTCAGCTGGCTTTGACTTCAAGCAGCTTTACTGTAAACTCTGTAAACGCCAATTTACTTCTAAACAGAACTTGACAAAACACATTGAATTACACACAGATGGAAATAACATTTATGTTAAATACTACAGGTGTCCACTCTGCTCTTACGAAACACGTCGCAAACGTGATGTGATAAGGCATATAACTGTAGTTCATAAAAAGTCACCACGCTACCTTGGGAAAATAACTGCAAGTTTAGAAATTAGAGCAATAAAAAAGCCAATTGATCTTGTTCTAAATAAGGTGACAAAAAGAGGCCCTCAGAgggatgaaacaaaacagattgGTTCAAAACAGGATGTCACCTCTAATTCTCCCAATAAAAAGTATGAAGGAGCTGATGTTGGCATTGAagtaaaagtaacaaaaaactTTTCTCTGCACCGATGCAATAAATGTGGGAAAGCGTTTGccagaaaagcttttctagAACATCataagaaaacccacaaagcaaATGTATCTCATTCACCTGAAGAAAGTAAAACCAAAGGCAGAAGTACAAGATCTAAAGCTGTTGTCtg GTTCAAGTGA